A region from the uncultured Macellibacteroides sp. genome encodes:
- the murI gene encoding glutamate racemase, with translation MLSQCPGPIGIFDSGYGGLTIYEKIREVMPGYDFLYLGDNARTPYGSRSFEVVYRFTLQAVEKLFNEGCHLVILACNTASAKALRTIQQNDLASIDPNRRVLGVIRPTVELVDSISKSKHVGVVGTSGTISSQSYTLEIEKMFPHIVVTGEACPMWVPLVENNEFNGPGADYFIQKHLDSLLTKDPQIDTLILGCTHYPLLIDKIKQFLPQGITVFAQGEYVASSLKDYLLRHPEMDAKLTKNGTSRFLTTESAAKFAEAASIFLNQSIDVEQVAID, from the coding sequence ATGTTATCACAATGTCCAGGTCCAATTGGAATCTTTGATTCCGGATACGGCGGTCTCACAATCTATGAAAAAATCCGGGAAGTTATGCCCGGGTACGATTTCCTTTATCTCGGTGATAATGCCCGCACTCCATACGGGTCCAGATCTTTTGAGGTTGTTTATCGTTTCACGCTTCAAGCCGTTGAGAAACTATTTAACGAAGGCTGCCACCTTGTTATTCTCGCATGTAATACAGCTTCTGCCAAAGCGTTGCGTACTATTCAGCAAAATGATCTTGCTTCGATAGATCCCAATCGCCGTGTATTGGGCGTAATTCGTCCTACAGTAGAACTTGTGGATAGTATAAGTAAGTCAAAACATGTAGGGGTTGTAGGTACTTCGGGAACTATTTCATCGCAGTCTTATACATTGGAAATTGAAAAGATGTTTCCTCATATAGTAGTTACCGGAGAAGCATGCCCTATGTGGGTTCCATTGGTCGAGAACAACGAATTTAACGGACCGGGAGCGGATTACTTTATACAAAAACATTTGGACTCCTTATTAACCAAAGATCCGCAAATAGACACATTGATTCTTGGTTGTACTCATTATCCTTTACTTATAGACAAGATAAAACAGTTCTTACCTCAGGGCATAACTGTATTTGCTCAGGGAGAATATGTGGCCTCCAGTCTAAAGGACTACCTGTTAAGACATCCCGAGATGGATGCCAAGCTAACAAAAAACGGCACTAGTCGTTTCCTTACAACAGAGTCTGCCGCTAAATTTGCAGAAGCCGCCTCTATCTTTTTAAATCAATCTATTGACGTTGAACAAGTGGCAATAGACTAA
- a CDS encoding YccF domain-containing protein, producing the protein MKFLGNLIWLICGGIITSMEYLVASLLMMVTIIGIPFGLQTLKLAMLALWPFGNKVTDSGNSGGCLSVIMNVIWILLGGIWICLTHLFFGVLLCITIIGIPFGMQHFKMAALALAPFGKSIS; encoded by the coding sequence ATGAAATTTTTAGGTAATCTTATCTGGCTTATTTGCGGAGGCATTATTACCAGTATGGAATATCTGGTAGCCAGTTTACTGATGATGGTAACCATTATCGGAATTCCTTTCGGGCTGCAGACGTTGAAACTTGCCATGCTTGCCTTGTGGCCTTTTGGAAACAAAGTTACCGACAGCGGTAATTCCGGAGGATGTTTATCAGTTATTATGAATGTGATCTGGATATTGTTGGGAGGTATCTGGATTTGCCTCACTCACCTGTTTTTTGGAGTACTGCTCTGCATTACTATAATTGGTATACCTTTCGGAATGCAGCATTTTAAAATGGCAGCCCTTGCATTGGCTCCGTTCGGAAAGTCTATCTCGTAA
- a CDS encoding peptidoglycan DD-metalloendopeptidase family protein, with the protein MISITINDFSKKLSLFGVIAVFSFGFSCKQAEKPVEEIVDQHEFQYGICTDSLDVTHYVMESGDNPATIFARLGFTPAQADSITKCASEVLDPRKLKAGMQYCTITSPDSLATIKYIIFPKSLTDFVIINLCEELPAAYPFAKEITYKRKFVNGTINSSLWNTMKEVGSDPLLAIKLSDVYAWQIDFFDVKEGDSFSAIYNEAFIDDTVSLSISSIEAAVFTHQGKAYKAIPFMQDSVQEYYDEEGKSLRKAFLKAPLDFFRITSRYSNARFHPILKRYRAHHGIDYSAPKGTPVKSIGSGVVIAKGFQGGGGNFLKIRHNSNYSTTYMHLSRFARGIRIGSTVQQGEVVAYVGSTGLSTGPHLDFRVYKNGQPINPLHVEAPPSKPVKPELRDSFLLVKKTLLNEIDSCIRLNLAHPNRTMALINANTNMK; encoded by the coding sequence ATGATCAGTATCACTATCAACGACTTTTCTAAAAAGCTTTCATTGTTTGGGGTAATCGCCGTTTTTTCTTTCGGATTTAGCTGTAAACAAGCTGAGAAACCCGTTGAAGAAATTGTGGACCAACACGAATTTCAGTATGGCATATGTACCGATTCGCTGGATGTAACCCATTACGTTATGGAATCGGGCGATAATCCGGCAACTATCTTTGCCCGTCTGGGTTTCACTCCTGCACAGGCCGACAGTATAACCAAGTGCGCATCTGAAGTTTTGGATCCCAGAAAATTAAAAGCGGGAATGCAATACTGTACCATCACGTCGCCTGACAGCCTTGCAACCATAAAATACATCATATTTCCAAAATCGCTGACTGATTTTGTTATTATCAACTTATGTGAAGAATTGCCGGCTGCCTATCCTTTTGCCAAAGAAATAACATACAAACGGAAATTCGTAAACGGAACAATAAACTCTTCCCTTTGGAACACCATGAAGGAAGTTGGTTCCGATCCGTTGCTGGCTATTAAACTTTCGGATGTATACGCTTGGCAAATCGATTTTTTTGACGTGAAAGAGGGTGATTCTTTCTCTGCCATCTACAACGAAGCATTCATAGACGATACGGTATCATTAAGTATATCTTCCATTGAAGCCGCTGTTTTTACACATCAGGGTAAAGCGTACAAGGCGATCCCGTTTATGCAGGATAGTGTTCAGGAATATTATGATGAAGAAGGAAAAAGTTTACGTAAAGCCTTTCTTAAAGCTCCGCTTGACTTCTTCCGCATTACATCCAGATATAGCAATGCTCGTTTCCATCCAATTCTTAAACGTTACCGCGCGCATCATGGAATAGATTATTCTGCTCCCAAAGGAACTCCTGTAAAAAGCATTGGCTCCGGGGTTGTTATAGCTAAAGGATTTCAGGGAGGTGGAGGAAACTTCCTCAAAATAAGGCATAATTCCAACTACAGCACTACTTATATGCACCTATCAAGATTTGCACGCGGCATCCGTATAGGAAGCACTGTACAACAGGGTGAAGTTGTAGCCTACGTTGGATCAACAGGATTATCAACAGGTCCTCATCTTGATTTTCGGGTATATAAGAATGGTCAGCCTATTAATCCGCTTCATGTCGAAGCGCCTCCTTCCAAGCCTGTTAAACCGGAACTGCGCGACAGCTTTCTTCTTGTAAAGAAAACTTTACTGAACGAAATTGACAGTTGCATAAGGTTGAATCTGGCTCATCCCAACAGAACAATGGCTTTAATTAATGCTAATACCAATATGAAATGA
- a CDS encoding MATE family efflux transporter: MNVSRFFPKGGGYKSRLLKLTGPIFIENLLIMLLGVVDTLMLSRYADSSVAAVGVSNQLLMMVFLLFNITTTGTTVLCSLYFGAKDNKSFIQVMGVSVLFNATVGLLISGSLFFFGEDMLRLMNIRPELLSDATIYMRTVGGFAFFQAISQTISAVLRAANKPNYAMQVTLFINILNVFGNYSLIFGHFGFPALGVHGAAISTSVCRGVAMTLLFIVLFKRLIKRLPLDYFRPFPFAKLKASLKIGIPAASEQISYDASQVMIVYFVNILGTEALAARVYVVNIVIVTYLFSLSLAQSAGICAGNLLGMGKKKATYLLTIYALQRSLIVTGCASLLILLFSRALLSQFTQNETIIVLGIGALAVDLILEQGRAAVLLFIMTLRSAGDVIFPVIIGLFSMWFFAVFCGYTFGILFGWGLAGMWIGFALDECSRGTLLYYRWKSQKWKKRTLIRSNVKID, translated from the coding sequence ATGAATGTAAGTCGATTTTTTCCAAAAGGAGGAGGTTACAAAAGCAGACTTCTTAAACTGACAGGACCAATCTTTATTGAAAATCTGCTTATCATGTTGCTTGGAGTGGTAGATACCCTTATGCTCAGCAGATACGCAGATAGTTCGGTTGCGGCTGTTGGAGTTTCCAATCAGTTGCTTATGATGGTTTTTCTTTTGTTCAATATAACTACTACAGGTACAACTGTGTTGTGTTCGCTCTATTTCGGGGCTAAAGACAATAAAAGTTTTATACAGGTGATGGGTGTGTCTGTATTGTTTAATGCGACAGTAGGACTGCTTATCAGTGGATCGTTGTTTTTCTTTGGGGAGGATATGCTCAGGTTAATGAACATACGTCCAGAGCTACTATCCGATGCTACCATATATATGCGTACAGTTGGTGGATTTGCTTTTTTTCAGGCCATAAGTCAGACTATCTCGGCTGTATTGAGGGCTGCCAACAAGCCGAATTATGCCATGCAGGTTACCTTGTTTATCAATATTCTAAATGTATTTGGAAATTACTCACTTATATTCGGGCACTTTGGATTTCCGGCTCTGGGAGTACATGGAGCCGCTATATCTACTTCGGTTTGCAGAGGGGTGGCCATGACGCTGCTTTTTATAGTTCTTTTTAAACGACTGATAAAACGTTTGCCTCTGGATTATTTTCGCCCGTTTCCTTTTGCCAAACTTAAAGCTTCACTTAAGATAGGCATACCTGCCGCTTCCGAACAAATAAGCTACGATGCATCGCAGGTGATGATTGTCTATTTTGTTAATATTTTGGGGACAGAAGCGCTTGCAGCAAGAGTATATGTAGTTAATATTGTAATTGTAACTTACTTGTTTTCGCTTTCTTTGGCTCAAAGTGCCGGAATATGTGCTGGCAACTTGCTTGGCATGGGAAAGAAAAAAGCAACCTATCTGCTTACCATATATGCTTTGCAAAGATCGCTGATAGTTACCGGCTGTGCCAGCCTTCTTATTCTTCTTTTTAGTCGCGCGCTATTGTCTCAGTTTACGCAGAACGAAACTATAATAGTTTTGGGAATTGGTGCGTTGGCTGTAGACCTGATTCTGGAGCAGGGGAGAGCAGCTGTATTATTGTTTATAATGACGCTTCGCTCGGCTGGAGATGTAATTTTCCCTGTAATTATCGGACTTTTCTCCATGTGGTTCTTTGCTGTGTTTTGTGGTTATACATTCGGTATTTTGTTTGGGTGGGGATTGGCAGGCATGTGGATCGGGTTCGCTCTTGATGAGTGTTCCAGGGGCACACTTCTTTATTACAGGTGGAAATCCCAGAAGTGGAAGAAACGTACATTGATTCGTTCAAATGTTAAAATAGACTAA
- a CDS encoding META domain-containing protein produces the protein MKKGIFLFLFCLPLLCSGCKSSKGVTASFSDLDGEWNVVEMNNKKIIPEVSNQFITFEVSRKRISGNAGCNRFSGGIEYADAKKNSLRFQQIVSTRMACQNMSGEMEMFQALDKIVRFEPLEEGRPINSIALYSMDGNRIMIIGKR, from the coding sequence ATGAAGAAGGGGATTTTTTTGTTTTTGTTTTGTTTACCACTACTCTGTTCGGGTTGTAAGTCATCTAAAGGGGTGACTGCCTCGTTTTCGGATTTAGACGGCGAATGGAATGTTGTCGAAATGAATAACAAAAAAATTATCCCCGAAGTATCAAATCAGTTTATAACATTTGAAGTGTCTCGCAAACGTATTTCAGGTAATGCCGGTTGTAATCGGTTTTCGGGAGGAATTGAATATGCGGACGCTAAAAAAAATAGTCTCAGGTTTCAGCAAATTGTATCTACACGCATGGCGTGTCAGAATATGAGTGGAGAAATGGAGATGTTTCAGGCATTAGACAAAATTGTTAGATTTGAACCCCTTGAAGAAGGTCGTCCGATAAATTCTATTGCATTATACAGCATGGATGGAAATAGGATAATGATTATCGGAAAACGGTAA